A single Nostoc sp. PCC 7107 DNA region contains:
- the bchM gene encoding magnesium protoporphyrin IX methyltransferase, which translates to MNAADDKTIVREYFNSTGFDRWKRIYGDGEVNKVQLDIRYGHQQTVDKVIGWLKNDGNLSTLSICDAGCGVGSLSIPLATEGAKVYASDISEKMVEEGKQRALEALGNSTNPSFAVQDLESLSGKYHTVICLDVLIHYPQDKADEMISHLCSLAESRIILSFAPKTCALSLLKKIGGFFPGASKTTRAYLHREADVVKIIEKNGFTVQRQEMTKTRFYYSRLLEATRN; encoded by the coding sequence ATGAACGCAGCCGACGATAAAACGATTGTTCGTGAGTATTTCAATTCCACAGGGTTTGACCGCTGGAAGCGAATTTATGGTGATGGCGAAGTCAATAAAGTTCAGCTAGATATTCGCTATGGTCATCAACAAACCGTGGATAAAGTTATCGGCTGGCTAAAAAATGATGGCAATTTATCTACGCTATCAATCTGCGATGCTGGCTGCGGTGTAGGTAGTCTGAGCATTCCTTTAGCTACGGAAGGTGCTAAGGTTTATGCCAGCGATATTTCCGAAAAAATGGTGGAAGAAGGCAAACAAAGAGCTTTAGAAGCTTTGGGAAATTCCACCAACCCTAGTTTTGCAGTGCAGGACTTAGAATCTTTGAGTGGCAAGTACCACACTGTGATTTGCTTAGATGTTCTCATTCACTACCCCCAAGACAAAGCCGATGAGATGATTTCTCATCTTTGTTCTTTGGCAGAATCACGGATAATTCTCAGTTTTGCCCCCAAAACTTGCGCTCTCAGTCTCCTCAAAAAGATTGGCGGTTTCTTTCCAGGTGCCAGCAAGACTACTCGTGCTTATCTGCACCGGGAAGCTGATGTGGTGAAGATAATCGAAAAAAATGGCTTTACAGTTCAGCGTCAAGAAATGACTAAAACTCGCTTCTATTACTCCCGCTTACTCGAAGCTACACGGAATTAA
- the argC gene encoding N-acetyl-gamma-glutamyl-phosphate reductase, protein MGNFRRVPVGIVGASGYGGVQLVRLLMEHPEVELVYLGGESSAGKSFGDLYPQLAHLVNLPIEAVDPEVMAHRCEVVFLSLPNGLACQITPQLLEKGCKVLDLSADYRFSNLATYTSWYGQERSDRTAAATAVYGLPELYRDRISEAQLVGCPGCYPTASLLALSPLLKQGLIVPETAIIDAKSGTSGGGRQAKVNLLLAEADNSLAAYGVVRHRHTPEIEQICSELAGHEVTVQFTPHLIPMVRGILATVYATLRDPGLARDDLITIYNAFYRNSPWVKVCGSGVYPQTKWACGSNLCFIGVEVDPRTGRVIVMSAIDNLIKGQAGQAIQCMNLMLGWEETLGLPKLGFYP, encoded by the coding sequence ATGGGTAATTTTAGGCGCGTACCCGTTGGGATTGTTGGCGCGTCAGGCTATGGTGGAGTGCAGCTAGTTCGACTACTTATGGAACATCCAGAGGTGGAACTAGTTTATTTGGGCGGTGAGAGCAGTGCGGGGAAATCGTTTGGGGATCTTTACCCGCAATTGGCTCATCTAGTTAATTTGCCAATAGAGGCGGTAGATCCAGAAGTTATGGCTCACCGCTGCGAAGTGGTGTTTTTATCTCTTCCAAATGGCCTGGCTTGCCAAATTACACCGCAATTATTAGAAAAAGGATGTAAAGTACTGGATTTGAGTGCAGATTATCGGTTTAGTAATCTGGCAACTTACACCAGTTGGTATGGACAAGAAAGAAGCGATCGCACTGCGGCGGCTACAGCAGTTTATGGTTTACCGGAACTATACCGCGATCGCATTAGCGAAGCCCAATTAGTGGGCTGTCCTGGGTGTTATCCTACTGCCAGCTTGTTAGCATTATCACCACTGTTAAAGCAAGGCTTGATTGTGCCAGAAACCGCCATTATCGATGCCAAGTCTGGCACATCTGGCGGTGGACGGCAAGCCAAAGTTAACTTATTACTTGCTGAAGCTGATAACTCCCTGGCTGCTTATGGAGTCGTTCGTCACCGCCACACCCCAGAAATTGAGCAGATTTGTAGCGAATTAGCGGGTCATGAAGTGACTGTACAATTTACACCCCACCTCATCCCAATGGTGCGCGGGATTTTGGCAACTGTCTACGCCACACTACGCGATCCCGGCTTGGCTAGAGATGATTTAATTACAATTTACAACGCTTTCTACCGTAACTCGCCTTGGGTAAAGGTTTGTGGCAGTGGTGTTTACCCGCAAACAAAATGGGCGTGCGGTAGCAATCTTTGCTTTATTGGTGTTGAAGTTGACCCGCGCACAGGTCGTGTAATTGTGATGTCAGCAATCGACAACTTGATTAAAGGGCAAGCGGGTCAAGCAATTCAGTGTATGAACTTGATGCTGGGCTGGGAAGAAACCTTGGGTTTGCCCAAGTTGGGATTTTATCCTTGA
- a CDS encoding TldD/PmbA family protein, protein MGSENFSHDTLAEQLLELAIKSGAEAAEVYQSHSLSRPVFFEANRLKQLETSQSEGTTLRLWRNGRPGLTVAYGDVSPQAMVERALALSELNPPETIELVSNSKPDYPDLGESVPIEVLVNWGKEAISIIRDTYPDVLCNSDWECDVETTRLVNSQGLDCYYTDTTLSCYMSAEWVRGDDFLSVSDGQTQRNILDPEKLAYQILQRLVWAKENVAPPNGRIPVLFTSKAADMLWGTAQAALNGKRVLEAASPWGERVNKQIVAPSLTLYQDPEAGPYSCPFDDEGTPTTALVFVKDGILQHFYGDRTTGRQLGVGSTGNGFRPGLGSYPTPGLFNFLIQPGSVPLRDLIRQLDNGLVVDQMLGGSGGISGDFSINIDLGYCVKNGQVIGRVKDTMVAGNVYTALKHVVELGNDADWNGSCYTPSLIVEGLSTTSRNP, encoded by the coding sequence ATGGGTTCTGAAAATTTCTCACACGATACACTAGCAGAACAGCTGCTGGAACTAGCCATCAAATCGGGAGCCGAAGCCGCTGAGGTGTATCAGTCGCACTCGCTTTCTCGTCCAGTCTTTTTTGAGGCTAACCGCCTGAAACAGCTAGAAACCAGCCAATCTGAAGGTACAACGCTGCGATTATGGCGCAATGGTCGTCCAGGATTGACTGTGGCTTATGGTGATGTTTCACCCCAGGCGATGGTGGAACGGGCTTTAGCTTTGAGTGAACTAAATCCGCCGGAAACAATCGAGTTGGTGAGTAACTCCAAGCCAGATTACCCAGACTTGGGGGAAAGTGTACCCATAGAAGTTTTAGTCAACTGGGGTAAAGAAGCGATCTCAATTATCCGCGATACTTACCCAGATGTGCTATGCAATAGTGACTGGGAATGTGATGTGGAAACTACTAGACTTGTAAATAGTCAAGGTCTAGATTGTTACTACACAGATACCACCCTCAGCTGTTATATGTCGGCCGAATGGGTGAGGGGTGATGATTTTTTGAGTGTTTCTGATGGTCAAACTCAACGCAATATCCTCGACCCAGAAAAGTTAGCTTATCAGATTTTACAAAGGTTAGTCTGGGCTAAAGAAAATGTTGCGCCCCCTAACGGTCGTATACCCGTTTTATTTACTTCTAAAGCAGCCGATATGCTGTGGGGAACTGCCCAAGCAGCTTTAAACGGCAAACGTGTCTTAGAAGCTGCTTCTCCTTGGGGAGAAAGGGTGAATAAACAAATTGTTGCTCCTAGTTTGACATTGTATCAAGACCCAGAGGCTGGCCCTTATAGTTGCCCTTTTGATGATGAAGGAACGCCGACCACGGCTTTAGTATTTGTCAAAGATGGCATATTACAGCATTTTTATGGCGATCGCACTACAGGCCGTCAACTTGGTGTAGGTTCCACTGGTAATGGTTTTCGCCCTGGATTAGGTAGCTATCCTACTCCAGGATTGTTTAATTTCTTGATTCAGCCTGGTTCCGTACCACTGCGAGATTTAATTCGGCAATTAGATAACGGCCTAGTTGTAGATCAAATGTTAGGTGGTAGTGGTGGTATTTCGGGAGACTTTTCCATCAACATTGATTTAGGCTACTGCGTCAAAAATGGTCAAGTAATTGGCCGCGTAAAAGACACAATGGTTGCAGGTAATGTCTACACAGCCTTAAAGCACGTCGTAGAATTGGGTAATGATGCAGATTGGAATGGTTCTTGTTATACTCCATCTTTAATAGTTGAAGGACTATCTACTACTAGCAGAAATCCTTAA
- the holB gene encoding DNA polymerase III subunit delta', which translates to MSTNLFAQLVGQQQAIELLTEAVRQNRVAPAYLFVGTDGVGRSLAARCFVELLFSSTVETRLVASVQNRVRQGNHPDLLWVQPTYQYQGQRLTAAEAAEKKLKRKAPPLIRLEQIREITQFLSRPPLEASKNVVVLEEAQTMAEPAANALLKTLEEPGQATIILIAPSPESVLPTLVSRCQKIPFYRLDTASLAQVLLQTNHQEVLQHPAVLNIAAGSPGNAIASYEQLQAIPPELLTNLTSAPKSSRHALELAKKIDKDLDTEAQLWLIDYLQHSYWQQWHQSGIVHQLEQARKALLVYAQPRLVWECTLLSVYQQCNLQN; encoded by the coding sequence ATGAGTACTAATTTATTTGCACAACTTGTTGGACAACAGCAAGCCATAGAATTACTGACTGAGGCTGTCAGGCAAAATCGAGTTGCACCAGCTTATTTGTTTGTTGGGACAGATGGTGTAGGCAGGAGTTTAGCTGCTAGGTGTTTTGTAGAATTATTATTTTCTAGTACTGTCGAGACGCGGTTGGTTGCATCTGTGCAGAATCGGGTGCGTCAAGGGAACCATCCTGATTTGTTATGGGTACAGCCAACATATCAATATCAAGGGCAAAGATTAACAGCCGCCGAAGCCGCCGAGAAAAAACTCAAGCGTAAAGCACCACCGTTAATTCGGTTAGAACAAATTCGAGAAATTACACAATTTCTCAGCCGTCCGCCTTTAGAAGCATCGAAAAATGTCGTAGTGCTAGAAGAAGCGCAAACAATGGCAGAACCAGCCGCAAATGCGCTACTCAAAACTTTAGAAGAACCAGGGCAAGCAACCATCATTTTAATTGCACCTTCTCCTGAGTCGGTGTTGCCAACTTTGGTTTCGCGCTGTCAAAAAATTCCTTTTTATCGCTTAGATACAGCATCTTTAGCTCAGGTATTGCTGCAAACAAATCATCAAGAAGTTTTGCAGCACCCGGCGGTATTAAATATAGCAGCTGGCAGTCCGGGAAATGCGATCGCCTCTTACGAACAATTACAAGCAATTCCCCCTGAGTTGCTCACAAATTTAACCTCAGCCCCAAAATCTTCTCGTCATGCTTTAGAATTAGCTAAAAAAATTGACAAAGATTTAGATACAGAAGCACAACTGTGGTTAATTGATTATCTTCAACATTCTTATTGGCAACAGTGGCATCAATCGGGAATTGTTCATCAGTTAGAACAGGCACGTAAAGCTCTTTTAGTTTATGCTCAACCGCGCTTAGTTTGGGAATGTACTTTATTATCTGTCTATCAACAATGCAATCTGCAAAACTAA
- a CDS encoding Tab2/Atab2 family RNA-binding protein produces the protein MGSIWEIDFYSRPILDENQKKVWEVVVCESPLDIRAQTDSLFRYAQYCPSTEVNSGWLRTALQEAIDKAGEAPIKVRFFRRQMNNMITKACQDLGIPAQPSRRTLLLNQWLQQRMEEVYPQEPGYQGGNNPSVRLDSPLPQRLPDALEGQQWVFVSLSAGELAEMPEWDIGFGEAFPLEMAQLSPEARIPGVLIFSPRALPLAGWMSGLELAFLRVDQSVGTRLILETGATESWIVANIKNPQLLVEAKGFAESKQQANGVHFIGVQSSPQAESFAGFWLLQEVILP, from the coding sequence ATGGGCAGTATTTGGGAAATCGATTTTTACTCTCGTCCGATTTTGGATGAAAATCAAAAAAAAGTTTGGGAAGTTGTAGTCTGCGAAAGTCCGTTGGATATTCGAGCGCAGACAGATTCGTTATTTCGCTATGCTCAATATTGTCCTAGCACCGAAGTCAATTCGGGTTGGTTGCGGACAGCATTGCAGGAAGCCATTGACAAAGCCGGAGAAGCGCCCATTAAAGTTCGCTTTTTCCGCCGCCAAATGAACAATATGATTACTAAAGCTTGCCAAGATTTGGGGATTCCGGCTCAACCTAGTCGCCGTACTTTGTTGCTGAACCAATGGCTACAACAGCGGATGGAGGAAGTTTATCCTCAAGAACCGGGCTATCAAGGCGGAAATAACCCTTCAGTGCGTTTAGACAGTCCTTTACCGCAGCGTTTACCTGATGCGTTAGAAGGACAGCAATGGGTATTTGTCAGCTTATCAGCAGGGGAATTGGCAGAAATGCCAGAGTGGGATATTGGCTTTGGTGAAGCTTTCCCCTTAGAAATGGCGCAATTGTCGCCAGAGGCTCGCATTCCAGGAGTTTTGATTTTCTCCCCAAGGGCTTTACCCTTAGCTGGTTGGATGTCTGGTTTAGAGTTAGCTTTTTTAAGAGTTGATCAGAGTGTTGGTACAAGGTTAATTCTGGAGACTGGTGCTACAGAAAGTTGGATTGTGGCAAATATCAAAAATCCCCAACTTTTAGTAGAAGCTAAAGGTTTCGCCGAATCGAAACAACAAGCTAATGGAGTGCATTTTATTGGTGTACAGTCAAGTCCCCAAGCAGAATCTTTTGCGGGGTTTTGGTTGTTGCAAGAGGTGATTTTGCCTTGA
- the eno gene encoding phosphopyruvate hydratase, which yields MSNIVDTAIEAIVAREILDSRGRPTVEAEVHLLNGAVGLAQVPSGASTGTFEAHELRDDDKSRYGGKGVLKAVQNVKEVLTPKLLNLDALNQELIDRTMIAVDGSANKSNLGANAILAVSLAAAKAGAESLGIPLYRYLGGPLANLLPVPLMNVINGGAHAANNVDFQEFMIVPVGASSFKEALRWGAEVFATLSKVLDEKGLLTGVGDEGGFAPNLESNQVALELLVAAIKKAGYKPGEEVALALDVAASEFYKNGQYVYDGKPHSPAEFIDYLGQLVDQYPIVSIEDGLHEEDWSNWQLLTQKLGSRVQLVGDDLYVTNATRLRKGIDEKAGNAILIKLNQIGSLTETLETIDLATRNSFRSVISHRSGETEDTTIADLAVATRAGQIKTGSLCRSERVAKYNRLLRIEDELGDRAIYAGAVGLGAK from the coding sequence ATGAGTAACATTGTAGATACAGCCATAGAGGCGATTGTGGCACGGGAAATTCTCGATTCACGAGGTAGACCGACAGTTGAAGCCGAGGTGCATTTGCTAAATGGTGCTGTGGGACTAGCGCAGGTTCCCAGTGGAGCCTCTACAGGAACTTTTGAAGCCCACGAACTGCGGGACGATGATAAAAGCCGTTACGGTGGTAAAGGCGTTCTCAAGGCAGTGCAGAACGTCAAAGAAGTGCTGACCCCAAAATTGTTAAACTTGGATGCCCTGAACCAGGAATTAATTGACCGGACAATGATTGCGGTTGATGGTTCGGCAAACAAATCTAATTTAGGGGCAAATGCGATTTTGGCTGTTTCCCTAGCGGCGGCGAAAGCTGGTGCTGAATCTTTGGGGATTCCCCTTTATCGCTATTTGGGCGGGCCTTTGGCAAATTTGTTACCAGTCCCATTGATGAATGTGATTAATGGTGGCGCACACGCAGCCAACAATGTGGATTTTCAAGAGTTTATGATTGTCCCTGTTGGTGCATCTTCTTTTAAAGAGGCTTTACGTTGGGGTGCAGAAGTATTTGCTACTCTCAGCAAAGTCTTGGATGAAAAGGGTTTGCTGACTGGTGTAGGCGATGAAGGTGGTTTTGCCCCTAACCTGGAATCTAACCAAGTAGCTTTAGAATTGCTGGTAGCGGCGATTAAAAAAGCAGGTTACAAACCTGGAGAAGAAGTCGCTTTAGCTTTAGATGTGGCAGCTAGTGAGTTTTACAAAAATGGTCAGTATGTTTACGATGGTAAACCTCACTCTCCCGCTGAGTTCATCGATTATTTAGGTCAATTAGTTGATCAGTACCCAATTGTTTCCATTGAAGATGGTTTGCATGAAGAAGATTGGTCTAACTGGCAACTGCTGACCCAGAAATTAGGCTCACGGGTGCAATTGGTGGGGGATGATTTGTATGTGACTAATGCTACCCGTTTGCGGAAAGGCATTGATGAAAAAGCTGGTAACGCCATTTTGATTAAACTCAATCAAATTGGTTCTCTCACCGAAACCCTAGAAACAATTGACTTGGCAACACGCAACAGTTTTCGGTCAGTGATTAGTCATCGTTCTGGTGAAACCGAAGATACAACAATTGCTGATTTGGCAGTGGCTACCCGTGCAGGTCAAATTAAAACAGGCTCTTTGTGTCGTAGCGAACGTGTCGCTAAATACAACCGCTTACTCCGCATTGAGGATGAATTAGGCGATCGCGCCATTTATGCTGGTGCTGTTGGTTTAGGGGCGAAATAA
- a CDS encoding IS5 family transposase codes for MSKAYPSNLTRVQYEFLSDMIPEPKPGGRKREVDIWEVLNGIFYVLVEGVRWRCLRRATPTLPGDFPVWQTVYSYFRKWRKDGTWLKIHDSLRQWTRIEEERHRSPSEAIIDSQSVKSAAMVSQSVGFDAGKKIKGRKRFMTVDTLGLVLRVLVTAANVGEREGGKLVLKRVKQSQKQVSRLTTLWVDGGFDGEPFMQWVMNFCRWIVQVVLRPEQTKGFVLLKKRWVVERTFGWVMGCRRLVRDYELLPETSETFIYLAMIRIMVRRLA; via the coding sequence ATGAGTAAAGCATACCCCAGCAATCTGACCCGTGTTCAATATGAATTTCTGAGTGACATGATTCCAGAACCAAAACCTGGGGGTCGCAAGCGTGAAGTTGATATATGGGAAGTCCTTAACGGAATTTTTTATGTGCTGGTAGAAGGAGTTAGATGGCGATGCCTACGGCGGGCTACGCCTACGCTACCAGGTGACTTTCCTGTATGGCAGACGGTATATAGCTATTTTCGTAAATGGCGCAAAGACGGAACGTGGTTGAAAATTCACGATAGCCTGCGGCAGTGGACACGGATTGAAGAGGAACGGCATCGAAGCCCATCGGAAGCGATCATCGATAGTCAAAGCGTCAAGAGTGCAGCGATGGTAAGTCAATCTGTGGGTTTTGATGCAGGTAAGAAAATTAAAGGACGCAAGCGATTTATGACGGTCGATACCTTGGGATTAGTCTTGCGGGTCTTAGTCACGGCTGCCAATGTGGGTGAACGCGAGGGAGGTAAACTAGTTCTCAAACGGGTAAAACAGTCTCAAAAGCAGGTATCTCGTTTGACAACCCTCTGGGTGGATGGCGGCTTTGACGGTGAGCCGTTTATGCAGTGGGTGATGAATTTTTGCCGTTGGATTGTGCAGGTGGTGTTGCGCCCAGAGCAAACCAAGGGCTTTGTCTTGCTCAAAAAACGTTGGGTGGTGGAGCGCACTTTCGGTTGGGTCATGGGGTGTCGGCGATTGGTCAGAGACTATGAGTTATTGCCAGAAACATCAGAGACGTTTATCTACCTTGCTATGATCCGGATCATGGTGAGGCGATTGGCATAA
- the ribBA gene encoding bifunctional 3,4-dihydroxy-2-butanone-4-phosphate synthase/GTP cyclohydrolase II produces the protein MSVAPQAGETTDHAAANPTFKFDSIDAALADLKAGRVIVVVDDENRENEGDLICAAQFATPDMINFMAVQARGLICLAMTGDRLDELDLPLMVTNITDTNQTAFTVSIDAGPHLGVSTGISAEDRARTIQVALNPATTPLDLRRPGHIFPIRAKAGGVLKRAGHTEAAVDLSRLAGLYPAGVICEIQNPDGSMARLPQLIEYARNYNLKIISIADLISYRLQHDRLVIRESIAELPTQFGHFKIYAYRHTLDNCEHVAIVKGDPATFKDEPVMVRMHSECLTGDALGSLRCDCRMQLQAALNMIESAGQGVVVYLRQEGRGIGLINKLKAYSLQDMGLDTVEANERLGFPADLRDYGMGAQMLMDLGVKNIRLITNNPRKIAGVKGYGLEVVDRVPLLIESNDYNSYYLATKAKKLGHMLLQTYLVTIAIHWQDDPQSVTKRYERLEKLRHFAKTNDLLLQEEARPLAIALFDEPSLTVHLGFDQAKVASCDWYKQTGHPYLQAVFQVLDNLATLPYIQKLEFLISSGCDPLTNLQIQLDRQIFSLDTLPSSVSHSLEKQKIYSFTKKSEYSIS, from the coding sequence ATGAGTGTAGCTCCTCAAGCAGGAGAAACCACTGACCATGCTGCTGCTAACCCAACTTTTAAATTTGATTCGATTGATGCTGCTTTAGCAGATCTCAAAGCAGGTCGCGTCATTGTGGTGGTTGATGACGAAAATCGGGAAAATGAAGGTGATTTGATCTGTGCTGCTCAATTCGCCACCCCTGACATGATTAATTTCATGGCGGTGCAAGCCAGAGGGCTAATTTGTCTGGCGATGACAGGCGATCGCCTAGACGAGCTAGACTTGCCTTTGATGGTGACTAACATTACGGACACTAACCAAACTGCTTTCACGGTTAGTATCGATGCTGGCCCCCATTTAGGTGTTAGCACAGGCATTTCCGCCGAAGATCGCGCTCGGACTATTCAAGTTGCCCTCAACCCCGCCACCACACCTTTAGATTTACGTCGTCCTGGGCATATCTTCCCCATTCGCGCCAAAGCTGGCGGTGTCCTCAAACGTGCCGGACATACAGAAGCAGCTGTGGATTTATCTCGATTGGCTGGGCTTTACCCCGCGGGGGTGATTTGCGAAATTCAAAACCCCGATGGTTCAATGGCGCGGCTACCCCAGCTAATTGAGTACGCGAGAAACTACAATTTAAAAATTATCAGTATTGCGGACTTAATCAGTTATCGTCTGCAACACGATCGCCTCGTGATCCGCGAAAGTATTGCCGAGTTACCCACACAATTCGGTCATTTCAAAATTTACGCTTACCGCCACACCCTCGACAATTGCGAACACGTTGCTATTGTTAAAGGCGACCCCGCAACTTTCAAAGATGAACCAGTTATGGTGCGGATGCACTCAGAATGTTTAACTGGTGATGCTTTGGGGTCTTTGCGTTGTGACTGTCGAATGCAGTTACAAGCCGCTTTAAACATGATTGAAAGTGCTGGTCAAGGTGTCGTTGTTTACCTGCGTCAAGAAGGTCGGGGTATTGGCTTAATTAATAAGCTGAAAGCCTACTCCTTACAAGACATGGGCTTAGATACAGTAGAAGCCAACGAGCGTTTAGGATTTCCCGCTGACCTGCGCGACTACGGTATGGGAGCGCAAATGCTCATGGATTTAGGCGTAAAAAATATCCGTTTAATTACCAATAATCCGCGGAAAATAGCTGGTGTGAAAGGCTATGGCTTGGAAGTTGTAGACCGCGTACCCTTATTAATTGAGTCCAACGACTACAATTCCTATTACCTCGCAACCAAGGCGAAAAAGTTAGGTCACATGCTGTTGCAGACCTATCTAGTTACCATCGCCATTCATTGGCAAGATGACCCCCAATCAGTCACGAAACGTTATGAACGATTGGAAAAATTGCGCCATTTCGCTAAGACGAATGATTTATTGTTGCAAGAAGAAGCGCGTCCTTTGGCGATCGCTTTATTTGATGAACCATCTTTAACAGTACACTTAGGTTTCGACCAAGCAAAAGTAGCTAGTTGTGATTGGTACAAGCAAACTGGTCATCCTTATTTGCAAGCAGTCTTCCAAGTTTTGGATAATCTCGCCACCTTACCCTATATTCAGAAACTAGAATTTCTGATTTCTTCTGGTTGTGACCCCCTGACTAATTTGCAAATTCAACTTGATCGCCAGATTTTCTCATTAGATACTCTGCCTTCATCGGTTAGTCATAGCCTGGAAAAACAGAAAATTTATAGCTTTACGAAAAAATCTGAATATAGCATTTCCTAA
- a CDS encoding glycosyltransferase family 39 protein, protein MQQNTIIHSWVRFLIIVLLVMAVLFRFFNLDSKIYSHDETYTSLRISGYTVAEVKQQLFNGHVITPESFAKFQGVNQQKGLSDTIMSLAKEDPQHPPLYYAIARFWLGIFGNSVTAIRSLSACISLLVFPGIYWLCRELFVVPLSLPWLAIAITAVSPIYLIYATEAQEYILWLVTIIISSAALLRALRLESKFPGKLPPDQFTIWSLYTVTLVLSLYTSLWSGFLAIAHSTYVITIARFQLNKTVRAYLLASIVAFFAFIPWMIIGLAKFLQFLLSNQGRQTELLPIPLLPFLLKQITRIFFDLDLVLDNNLNYLICAFLVILVGCAIYLLCRTTNYKVWLFIVILIVVPSLPLILPALMSGEIKLGSEPYFLPSYLGMQIAVTYLLATQLYNGSLTRRRIWQTIIALLIIGGLVSSRVYYQAETWWHKGVSYNNLQAAQIISRSARPLLISNVEGINYGNVFSLSYLVEPRVRFKLVNNQIIPNISDTYTQVFFLNISHTWRQQLSTQYQSPINLVYRNEYYSLWELRKSPSSP, encoded by the coding sequence ATGCAGCAGAACACAATCATTCACAGTTGGGTGCGGTTTTTAATTATTGTTTTGCTGGTGATGGCTGTATTGTTTCGCTTTTTTAACCTAGATAGCAAAATTTATTCCCATGATGAAACATATACATCATTGCGAATTTCTGGTTATACAGTTGCGGAAGTTAAACAGCAATTATTTAATGGTCATGTAATTACTCCCGAAAGTTTTGCTAAATTCCAAGGTGTTAATCAACAAAAGGGACTGAGTGACACAATTATGTCCTTAGCAAAAGAAGACCCTCAGCATCCACCACTTTATTATGCGATCGCCCGATTTTGGTTAGGCATATTTGGCAATTCAGTTACAGCCATTAGAAGTTTATCTGCTTGTATTAGTTTGTTAGTATTTCCTGGTATTTATTGGTTATGTCGGGAATTATTTGTTGTCCCATTATCATTACCTTGGTTAGCGATCGCAATTACCGCTGTTTCTCCAATTTACTTAATATATGCCACAGAAGCCCAAGAATATATTCTTTGGTTAGTCACTATTATCATCAGCAGTGCTGCACTCCTGCGAGCCTTACGTTTAGAATCAAAATTTCCAGGTAAACTACCTCCAGACCAGTTTACTATTTGGAGCCTGTATACAGTCACTTTAGTATTAAGTCTCTATACCAGTTTATGGAGTGGATTTTTAGCGATCGCACATAGTACTTATGTCATCACAATTGCCAGATTTCAGCTAAATAAAACTGTTAGAGCTTATCTATTAGCATCCATTGTTGCCTTTTTTGCTTTTATTCCTTGGATGATTATTGGATTAGCTAAGTTTTTGCAATTTTTGCTGTCAAATCAAGGTAGGCAAACAGAGTTACTACCAATACCTTTACTACCATTTTTACTGAAGCAAATCACCCGAATCTTTTTTGATTTAGATTTGGTATTAGATAACAATTTAAATTATTTAATCTGTGCATTTTTGGTAATTTTAGTAGGATGCGCGATTTATTTACTTTGTCGTACTACGAACTATAAAGTTTGGCTATTTATTGTGATTTTGATTGTAGTGCCATCACTACCATTAATCTTACCCGCCTTAATGTCTGGTGAAATTAAGCTAGGTTCTGAGCCATATTTTTTGCCATCTTATTTAGGTATGCAGATTGCTGTTACTTATTTATTAGCTACACAACTTTATAATGGCAGTCTAACAAGACGAAGAATCTGGCAAACAATTATAGCGCTCTTAATTATTGGTGGACTAGTTTCTTCGCGGGTATATTATCAAGCTGAAACTTGGTGGCATAAAGGGGTGAGTTACAATAATCTCCAAGCTGCTCAAATTATTAGTCGCTCTGCACGTCCATTGTTAATTAGTAATGTTGAAGGTATTAATTATGGCAATGTTTTTTCTTTAAGTTATCTTGTAGAGCCACGAGTCCGGTTTAAATTAGTCAACAATCAAATTATTCCAAATATTTCTGATACCTATACTCAGGTTTTTTTCTTGAATATTTCTCACACTTGGCGACAGCAATTATCAACTCAATACCAATCCCCAATAAATCTTGTTTATCGAAATGAGTATTACTCACTTTGGGAATTACGCAAATCTCCAAGCTCACCTTAA